The following nucleotide sequence is from Desulfovibrio aminophilus DSM 12254.
CTCCGTCACGGCCTTCTGGTCGATGCCGAAACGGCTCATGAGCTGGTTCTGGGTGCCGTACTTGTCGGGAAAGATGTCCGGGATGCCCAGGCGCTTGAAGCGCGGCTGCCGCGCGAAGGGCGTCTCGGCCAGCAGTTCGGCCGCGGCGCCGCCCAGGCCGCCCACGACCGTGTGCTCCTCCACGCTGACCACGGCGCGCACCCCGCGGGCCATGTCCAGGAAGAGTTCCGCGTCGAAGGGCTTCACCGTGTGCATGTGCAGGATGGAGCAGGAGATCCCCTCCCCGGCCAGCTCGTCGGCGGCGGCCTTGGCCGGGCCCAGGGTCACGCCGGTGCAGAGGATGAGCGCGTCGGTTCCCCGGCGGATCTCCATGCCCTTGCCGAGCACGAAGGGGATGGCCGGGTCGGAGACGATGGGGTCGTAGCCCTTGGCCAGCCGGATGTAGAGCGGCCCCGGCCAGTCCACGGTCTGGGGCATCATGCGCTCCATCTCCTCGGCGTCGGCCACGGCCACGATGGCCATGTTCGGCAGGGCCCGGAAGATGGCGATGTCCTCGATGGCCAGGTGCGTGGAGCCCAGCGGGGCGTACACCAGGCCGCCGCCGTTGCCGATGAGCCGCACGTTGGCCTTGTGCAGGCAGAGGTCCAGCGCCACCTGCTCGAAGCAGCGCCGGGTCAGGAAGGTGGCGATGGTGTTCACGTAGACGATGCGCCCGTCGAAGGCCAGCCCGGCGGCCATGCCGATGGCGTGGGCCTCGTTGATGCCCTCCATGATGAAACGCTCGGGCAACTCCTCGCGGAATTTCTTCAGCGTGCCGAAGCCCAGGTCAGAGCCCATGAAGACGATGCGCTCGTCCTTGCGGGCCAGCTCATGGACCATGTTGAGACACTTGCCGCGCATCCTAGGCGCCCTCCTTCAGAGGGAAGGCCGCGCGCAGCCCGGCCATGTCCTCGTCGGTGAATTTGCTCTTGTGGTGCCAGGTGAGGTTGTTCTCCGAGGGAACGTAGCCCTTGCCCTTCACCGTGTGGCAGATGACGCAGGTGGGCCTGCCGGGCTCCAGGGGCTTCTTGAAGGCCTCGCGCAGGGCGCGGAGATCGTGGCCGTCCACCTCGGTCACGGCGAAGCCGAAGGCCCGCCACTTGTCGGCCAGGGGCTCCAGGTTCTGCACCTCGAAAGTGGTGTCGTAGGACTGCTGCTTGTTGTAGTCCACGATGGCCCAGAGGTTGTCGAGCCCGCGGTTGCCGGCGGAGAGCGCCGCCTCCCACACGCTGCCCTCGTTGATCTCGCCGTCGCCCATGGCCACGTAGACGCGGCTGTCGCGCTTGTCCATGCGGGCGCTCACGGCCATGCCCACACCGATGGACAGGCCGTGCCCCAGGGCCCCGGTGCTGGCCTCCACCCCGGGCACCTTGCCCGCCTCCGGGTGGCCGCCCAGGATGCCGTCGTAGGCGCAGAAGCGGCACAGCTCGTCGGCCGGGAAGAAGCCCTTGTCGGCCAGGACCACGTACAGCGCCAGACATCCGTGGCCCTTGCTCAGGATGAAGCGATCGCGCTTGGGATCCCTGGGATTCCTCGGGTCGATGCGCAGGATGTCGTCATAGAGCACCCGCACGATCTCGATGAGCGAGAAGGTGCTGCCCACGTGCCCGCGCCGGGAATGTTCGAAAATCTCCACCACGTCCCGGCGCAGCTTCCTGCCCCGGTCGTCCAGGGGCGTCAGCCCGCCGGGCTGGGTCTCAACGCATACCATCTGTCGCATCAAATATCCTCGCTTGCTCCAACATCAGCCGGGCCTTGGACAGCTGCGCCCCGCGCCGGGCCGGATCGTCGTCCGCGCAGGCCGAGCCCGCCGCGAAGCGCCGACGGGCGTCCGCGCCGCGCAGAAACTCGTTCAACAGGATGAGGCACCACTTGATTCCGTAGAGGGGATACACCGCGCCCGCGCGGTCCCGCAAGCCGGAATCCTCCCGGCCGAAACGCTCCAGGAACCCCGAGGCGAAACGCCGCCGCAACTCCTTGGGCAGGTTCATGGCCGGGTGCAGCGCGAAGTCGCAGAGGGTCTTGGCCGGGTCGTCCCAGCCGAAGTATTCGAAATCCACGAAACGCAGGCCCGCCGGGCCGCGCAGGGCGTTGTGCAGGCCGAAGTCCGAGGGCGAAAGCGTGCGCAGCTCCCGGGGCAGCTCACGCGACGGGTCGCCCAGGAGGTCTTCCGCCCGGGCGAGGCTCTCCGCCATGAAGGGCGCCAGCGCACCGGAGAGATATTCCGCGAGTTCGCGGCCCAGACAGGCGTCCTCCGGCACGGCCTGGAGCGCGGTCAGCCGCTTCCGCAGGTTGGCGGCCAGGGCGGCCAGGGAGAAACAGGCTTCGGAGGCGGCCGGGATCTCCGCCGCCTTCGCCTCCGGCAGCTCACGCGCCAGACGGCGCAGGCCGCACAGGAACTCCAGACAGGCGTCCATGTCGGCCCCGGTGGCGGGCGTCAGACTGGCCTGCACGCCGTCAAGAAAGGTGTACAGGGCCATGCCCCGGGAGGCGTCCCGGGCCACGGGCCGGGCCACGAAGGGGGCCAGATCCGGCCGCCCGGACAAGAGCGAGAGCGCGCGCCACTCCGCGCCCAGACGGTCGCGGGGGTCGTCCTTGTGCTGGTGGTAGTGTTTGCCCGCATACTCCCGGCCGGAAACCGCGCGCACCCGGTAGACCCGGGAGTTGCGGCCGCCGTAGATGCGTTCGCGGGCGGCCAGGGGCTCGCCCGCCAGGGCCCCGAAGTCCGGCGGAACCGCGCCCTCGAGTTCCGCCAGCAGGGCGTCGGCGATCTCGTCCCAGGAGCCCAGGCGGCGCACTCCCTCCTGGGCCGCCGCGTCGCCCGCCGGGTCGTAGAGGATGCGCGTGACGCCCCGGGGAAACGAGGGCTCCGCGAAGGTCTCCTCCAGGTCGTCGACGAAATGCGTGCAGCCGAGCGCCGCGATGCGCGCCACCTTGGCCTCGCGCGTGGGCTCGAAGAACACCCGGCCGGGCTCCAGCCCGGCGCCCGGGGCGAAGAAGCCCTGGGCCTCGAGGAACGCCAGCGCGGCCCGGTGGAAGTCCGCGCCGTCGGAGTAGTTGTTGGCCACGCGGGTCTTGTGGCTCACGACGTACAGGGTGAACGCCGCGCCCGCCGCGCGCAGGGCCGAGACGCGGGCGAGGAAGCGGTCCACGCCGGGCATGAGCCGGGCGCGGGGCATGTGCGTGCCGTAGACCAGGGCCTGGAGCCTGCGCCACTCCTGTTCGCCCTGGTCGCCCTTGGCGCGCAGGCGGTCGCGCAGGGCCCGTTTGCCGAGCCCCGGCGAACCCGGCGACATCGGAGGGAGATAGCCCTCCGACACCGCCAGCTCGCAGAGCAGCTCGTCGTAGCCGACGAGCGTGTTGTCCAGGTCCAGCCCGATGACCGGGCTTCCACCGATCTCGGAAGCGGGACGCATCGCGGTCTGTCTTCCGGCTACTTCAGCTTCACGGCCTGCATGAGCTTCACGTTGAAGTAGCGGATGTCGTCCATGCTGTTGGGCAGCTTGCCCGCCTCGAAGGCGTTCTTCAGGTCCAGGATGGCCTCCTGGATGGTGTGCGTGGGCTCGAAGCCGAGCTCGTCCCTGATCTTGCGGCTGGAGACGTGGTAGCTGCGGTTGTCGTTGGTGGGGGTGGTCTCCACCGGGATGTCGCCGCCCAGGGTCTCGCGCACCATCTGCGCGATCTCCTTGACCTTGTAGTTCTCGTAGCCCACGTTGTAGATCTTCTTCTGGATCTTCTTGGGATCCTGCTTGAGCATGAACAGGTACACGTCGCACATGTCCTGGATGTGCAGGTTGGGGCGCTTCTGCTCGCCGCCGAAGACCGTGATCTTGCCCTTGTTGATGGCGTGGTTGGTCAGGATGTTCACGGTCAGGTCCAGGCGCATGCGCGGGGAGTAGCCGCACACGGTGCTGGGCCGGATGGTGGTGACGATGAAGTCGTCGGTGGCGGCCTTGTTCAGGTATTCCTCGCACATGGCCTTGTACTTGGAGTAGTCGGTCAGCGGTTCGAGCGGCAGATCCTCGGTGACCTCGGGATCGTCCTTCAGGCCGTACACGCTGGAGCTGGAGGCGTAGATGAAGCGCTTCACCCCGCTCTTCTTGGAGATGTCCACCAGGGGCAGGAAGGCGTCGTAGTTGATGGAGCGGGCCAGGCTGGGGTCCAGCTCGTAGCTCGGATCGTTGGAGATGCAGGCCAGGTGGATGACCGCGTCGCAGCCGGGGAGGTGCTTCTCAAGCAGGGAGGCGTCGCGCAGGTCGCCCTTGATCTCCGTGAGGTTCGGATGGCCCTTGCCGCCCAGGATCACGTCGTCGCCGTAGAGGTACAGGTCCAGAACCTTCACCTTGTAGCCCGCGTCCAGCAGCTGGGGAACCAGCAGCGCGCCCACGTAGCCCGCGCCGCCGGTGACGAAGATGGTCTTGATCTCGCTCATGCTCGCTCACCTGTCCTGTTTGGTTGCAGGCCGGGAAGCCTCCCCGGCCCTGTTCACGTGCCGCGGCGGAACGCCCGCCGAAATCCGAACCGACGCCGCGCCCGGAAAACCCGCGCGGCGGCCTACATTCCCTGAAGCGCCGTCCACAGCTCCGGCACGCTCTCGTCGTGCCGCGCCCGACAGTAGAAGCTCTCGCCGCCGTCGGCGACCGTGCGCACGAGCATGGTCTTCCAGGGGCGGAAATAATAGGCCGCGCTGCCCTTGGGGGCCTCGGCCCGGGTGTCCTCCGGCAGGTCGTGCAGGTCGCAGACCAGGGTGGTGAACCGGCGGATCTCCCGTCCCTCGCGGGCGGCGACGTTGCGCGCCATGGCCAGGGCCTTGAGATAGACCTCCGGGGCCATGACCGCGCTGCCCAGGTTCATGACCACCCCGCCCTCCAATCCCTCGACCTCGGCGGCGTAGATGAGGAAGTCCCGATGGCTGGCCGAGCCGAAGGCCGCGCCGCTGAAATTCGGATGCTGGTGGATGATGTCCTGGCCGATGCCCACGTGCACGGTCACGGGAATGCCCAGCTCCCAGGCGCGGGCCAGCAGCGAAAGATTCTTGTGCGGATACGCGCCCCGCGCGATCTCCCGGCCCACGGCCTCGCCCAGGCCCAGGCCCTCGGCGTCCCCGGCGGCCACGATGTCGTTGATCCGTCCGGTCTCCGTCCAGAGCCCGAACTCGCCGGCCTTGATGTAGCGCGCCACGCTCTCCGTGGTGGCCCCGATGAGCGCCAGCTCGAAGTCGTGGATCACGCAGGCCCCGTTCACGGCCACCAGGCTCACGAATCCCCGCCGCAACAGGTCGAGGAGGTAGGGCTGCACCCCGCTGCGCAGCACGTGCGCGCCCATCATGAGCACCCGCGCCGCGCCGCGCTCCCGCGCCGCAGCCAGGCGGGCGGCCACGCCGGCCAGCGCGGGCCGCACGGAGGCCGTCGGGGTTGGGGCCGTCCGCGCCGGGCAGGAGGCCGGGACGAAATCCAGGTCGTGGGCGCGGTCCGCCAGGGGCTGAAGCTTCAGCCGCGTCAGGTCGAAGAGTCTGTGGCGCGTGGGCATGGCCTACTTCAGGAGCGAGGTCAGATATTTCTGGGTGCTCTGGCGGTCGACGGCCTTCTTGTTGCCGATGACCCCCACGGCCAAGCCGCCCACCACGTTGCCGAGAAGCGCGGTGATCTCCGCGGGCGCGTTCAACGCGGCGGCGAGCGCGGTGACGGAGAAGAAGGCGTCGCCGGAGCCGATGCGGTCCACGACCTTGATGGCGAAGGCGGGCACCTCCACGAAGCCGCCGCCGGGCGTGAAGACCATGCACCCCCGCTTGCCGCGCGTCACGGCCAGGGCCCGGCAGCCGAGGCGTTCGGCGGCCTGGAGCATCAGGGGCATGAGCGGGCCGGAAAGATCCCGGTCCTCCAGGCGCATCTCCGGCTCCGCCAGGCTCACGTAGTCCGCGCGCTGGTAGCGGCCGATGGTGTGGTAGCCCCGGTTGCCCGCGTTGGCCTGGGTGTTCACGGCCAGGAACCGCGCCTTGCGCTCCAGCATGCGCCGCATGGCCGGGGAGATGGTCCCGTGGCCGAAGTCCGCCGCGATGACCAGGTCGTAGTCGGCCGCCTCGGCCTCCACCGCGGCGACGAACTCCGCGTCGTCGGCGGCGGGCAGGCCGGAGTCGTCCATGTGATAGATTTCAAGGAGCTTGTTGAAGGTGTAGCCTTCCAGGTAGCGGCGCTTCTCGATGGTGGGCGCGCCCTTGTGCAAGGCCAGATGCGGCCGCACCGAGGGGGCCAGGCTCTCGCGGATGAAGCCCTCGCGGCCGCCCAGCTCGCCCATGACGGAGAACAGCCGCACGTCGGATACGTAGCTCGACAGGTGGTTGGCCACCGCCAGCACGCCGCCCGCGAACAGGTCGCTCGAGCCGTGCTTGAGGGCCAGCACCGGCTCCTTGCTGGAAGTGCCGAGAACGCCGCAATAGTGGTAGTCGTCCAGGATCGTGTCCCCGATGACCAGCACCTTGAGATCGCGCATGGCGTCCAGCACGCCCTGCACGTCGGCCTCGGAGTAGCGGCGGCGAAACAGGCTCAGGTAGTCCTGGACCTCCTCGGGGAAGGCCGAGAGAAAGCGGTTGATGAGGTTCGTGGAGCTGAAGACCACGTCCTTGCTGAAGGCCATCTCCGCGCCGACCTCGCGGGCCACGCGCTCCTCGGCCTGGAGCTTGCCCGTGGGGTCGCTCTGGGCGTCCTTGAAGTCGGAGCCCTTGCAGTACACGTTCGGGCGCAACAACCGGAGCGTCTCCTCGGCCGTGGGGTACTCGTTGATCGCCACGTAGTCCACGCAGTCCAGGCTGGCGATGGCCTCGGCCCGCAGGCTCTCGTTGAACGCCGGGCGGTGCGGCCCCTTGTCCACGTAGCGGTCCGGGCTGATGGTCACCACCAGCACGTCGCCCATGGTCCGGGCCTGGCGCAGGTAGCGGATGTGCCCGATGTGCAGGAGATCGAAGCAGCCGTGGCAGAGGACGATCTTCCTGTCCGCCCGGATTCCGTTCAGGACTTCGACGAGCCTATGAAGGGGAAGGAGCTTGGAATGAGCAGTCATGGTTGGATTCCTCGGAAATGATGTCGGGGAGTTCCCCGCGGCCGGCCGGAGGGCGCGCCCTCCCAACCCGGCCCACCCCGCCTCCACGAAAGGGAGCTGAATCCCATGCGGGAGATGAAACGTCTGCCGGGGCGGCGGGAAGCTTCCGGCCGACAAAGAACGCGTCCGCCACGCCGATCGACATTCCCGGCAATGACCGTGGACGTCTTTACCCCATAACCTATTGCCCCACAACCCTGCCCCCCGGCATCGCGGGAGCATCGCCCCCGGAGGCCGTCGCGGCGGACGGGGCGGAGAGGACGGACCCGATGGAGGCTGACCGTGGGACGGGGAGAAGAACCGCCGGGCTCTATTTGTCCAGAACGACCTTGACCCGCACACCTTCACTGACGAACAGATCCAGATCCTTGATGAGAAAATGGACCAGGTAGGAAGCCGCCGCGGGCCCCTTGTCCTCGGCGGTCAGCGGCAAAGGCAGGAGCACTCCCTCGAACTCCCGATCCCCCAGGCTCTGGATGGTGACGCGCCCCGTGTCTCCCGCCGTGAGCCGAACGTAACGATCCGGCCCGATCCGGCATTCGGCGTGGAAAATCGGACGCGCCACGCTGAAGCAGAGCTTGTTCTTGACCATCTCCATCCGGGGGCCGAGCTTCAGGTCGGACACCAGTCCATCGGCGGGCGCGCGCAGAAGCGCCTCCCAGGGGACGTTCTCCGAGGAGACCGGCACGCCGCCCAACTCGCGGCGGACCCGGGCCCGTTCCTCGGCCAGATTCTCGGACAGTTCCCGGATCTCTTCCCGGAGCGCGGCCCGCTGCCGGTCGAGCATGTCCAGGCCAGAGGCCTCCCGTTCCAGCCGGGCCCGGCTCTCGACCCCGACGCGCACGGCGTCCTCCAGCCGTTCAACCCGGGCGGCCGCCTCCTGGCTCTGGACGTCGAGCAGGCGCAATTCCTCCCGCCTGGCGTGAAGCTTCCCCGGACGCAGGGCCTGGCGGATCGCATCATGGTCCTGGTCGTCCAGCCGGTACACGGCCAGGACGTCTCCGGCCTTGACCGCATCGCCCAGGCGCACGCGAACCTCCTCGCAGGTTCCGGCATAGGGGTTGCGCAGCCAGAAGGTCAGGGCCGCGAAGATCAGGGCGGCCAGGCTGGTGCCCAGGACGCAGATCTTCATCTCCCGGGGCGGGTGGAGCAGCACCCGGTAGCCGCCGAGGGCGGCGTAGATCGCCAGATAGAGCCCGCTCAGGGGCCAGAGCGAGAAATAGGCCGAGAGAGGGAACGCGCCGCCCAGGACGTGGCGGACCAGGACGCAGACGGACCAGGCGGCGCCCACGGCCAGGAGATCGCCGGCGGCCAGGACCAGCGGCATGAGCCAGGGTCGGCAGGAAGCCTTCTTCAGTGCGCTCTCGATGAAAAGGCTCGCCTCCATGCGCCTCTGTCGTCCTTCTTTCCTCGGCCCGGTCCGGGCCGTCGTCAGTCCTCGATGAGGCGGAACAGCCGGGCGGTTTCCGCGATGGCGTTCAGCACCGTGTCGATGTGCTTCCGGGTGTGGCGGCTGGTGAAGACCACCCGCAGGATGGCCTGCCCCTTGGGCACGGCCGGATAGACGGCCGGAAGCGCGAAGACGCCCCGGTCGAAGAGTTCGCGCGAGAAGTCGAAGGCGGCCATCTCGTCGCCGATGAGGATCGACGTGATCGGGCTGCTGGACTCCTTGACGGTGAGCCCCAGGCGCTGCAAGCGCGACTGGGCCAGTCGGGCGTTGCGCCAGAGGCGCTCCACGCGGCGGGGCTCCTTCTCGATGATCTCCAGGCTGGCCAGCGCGGCGGCGGCGCTGGCGGCGGGCAGCCCGGCGGAAAAGATGTGCGTGCGGGAGTCGTGCTGGATGTAGGTCAGCAGGTCCAGGTCGTCGGAGGCCACGAAGCCGCCCACCGAGGCCAGGGCCTTGCTGAAGGTGCCCATGACCATGTCCACGTCGGCCACGGCGTCGAACTCGTGCGCCGTGGTCCGGCCTCCGCCCATGACCCCCAGGCCGTGGGCGTCGTCCACGTAGAGGAACAGGTTCGGGTCCACCTCCCGCAGCCGGGCCAGGGCGGCCAGATCCGTGACCCGTCCGGACATGCTGAACAGGCCCTCGGTGATCAGGAAGATCCTGCCGGTCTCGGGCTTGGCGCGCAGGCGCTCCAGGGCCGCGCGGG
It contains:
- a CDS encoding transketolase family protein translates to MRGKCLNMVHELARKDERIVFMGSDLGFGTLKKFREELPERFIMEGINEAHAIGMAAGLAFDGRIVYVNTIATFLTRRCFEQVALDLCLHKANVRLIGNGGGLVYAPLGSTHLAIEDIAIFRALPNMAIVAVADAEEMERMMPQTVDWPGPLYIRLAKGYDPIVSDPAIPFVLGKGMEIRRGTDALILCTGVTLGPAKAAADELAGEGISCSILHMHTVKPFDAELFLDMARGVRAVVSVEEHTVVGGLGGAAAELLAETPFARQPRFKRLGIPDIFPDKYGTQNQLMSRFGIDQKAVTEAVKGLLA
- a CDS encoding transketolase, with the translated sequence MRQMVCVETQPGGLTPLDDRGRKLRRDVVEIFEHSRRGHVGSTFSLIEIVRVLYDDILRIDPRNPRDPKRDRFILSKGHGCLALYVVLADKGFFPADELCRFCAYDGILGGHPEAGKVPGVEASTGALGHGLSIGVGMAVSARMDKRDSRVYVAMGDGEINEGSVWEAALSAGNRGLDNLWAIVDYNKQQSYDTTFEVQNLEPLADKWRAFGFAVTEVDGHDLRALREAFKKPLEPGRPTCVICHTVKGKGYVPSENNLTWHHKSKFTDEDMAGLRAAFPLKEGA
- a CDS encoding NAD-dependent epimerase/dehydratase family protein, whose amino-acid sequence is MSEIKTIFVTGGAGYVGALLVPQLLDAGYKVKVLDLYLYGDDVILGGKGHPNLTEIKGDLRDASLLEKHLPGCDAVIHLACISNDPSYELDPSLARSINYDAFLPLVDISKKSGVKRFIYASSSSVYGLKDDPEVTEDLPLEPLTDYSKYKAMCEEYLNKAATDDFIVTTIRPSTVCGYSPRMRLDLTVNILTNHAINKGKITVFGGEQKRPNLHIQDMCDVYLFMLKQDPKKIQKKIYNVGYENYKVKEIAQMVRETLGGDIPVETTPTNDNRSYHVSSRKIRDELGFEPTHTIQEAILDLKNAFEAGKLPNSMDDIRYFNVKLMQAVKLK
- a CDS encoding PfkB family carbohydrate kinase, producing MTAHSKLLPLHRLVEVLNGIRADRKIVLCHGCFDLLHIGHIRYLRQARTMGDVLVVTISPDRYVDKGPHRPAFNESLRAEAIASLDCVDYVAINEYPTAEETLRLLRPNVYCKGSDFKDAQSDPTGKLQAEERVAREVGAEMAFSKDVVFSSTNLINRFLSAFPEEVQDYLSLFRRRYSEADVQGVLDAMRDLKVLVIGDTILDDYHYCGVLGTSSKEPVLALKHGSSDLFAGGVLAVANHLSSYVSDVRLFSVMGELGGREGFIRESLAPSVRPHLALHKGAPTIEKRRYLEGYTFNKLLEIYHMDDSGLPAADDAEFVAAVEAEAADYDLVIAADFGHGTISPAMRRMLERKARFLAVNTQANAGNRGYHTIGRYQRADYVSLAEPEMRLEDRDLSGPLMPLMLQAAERLGCRALAVTRGKRGCMVFTPGGGFVEVPAFAIKVVDRIGSGDAFFSVTALAAALNAPAEITALLGNVVGGLAVGVIGNKKAVDRQSTQKYLTSLLK
- a CDS encoding aminotransferase class I/II-fold pyridoxal phosphate-dependent enzyme — encoded protein: MSHKALAKTTGTESVSATERATLTASVKALVRSKRYVYFKPIERSNGVEAVVDGRTLIMASSNDYLGLTHDRRVLAAAARAMRRWGSGPGGSRFLCGNITLHHELEERLARFTGKAGAVVHPTGFLTNAGAIACLTRPGDVFLCDRECHASIMAGCRLGGARMVSYKGEREGAARAALERLRAKPETGRIFLITEGLFSMSGRVTDLAALARLREVDPNLFLYVDDAHGLGVMGGGRTTAHEFDAVADVDMVMGTFSKALASVGGFVASDDLDLLTYIQHDSRTHIFSAGLPAASAAAALASLEIIEKEPRRVERLWRNARLAQSRLQRLGLTVKESSSPITSILIGDEMAAFDFSRELFDRGVFALPAVYPAVPKGQAILRVVFTSRHTRKHIDTVLNAIAETARLFRLIED